In Ahaetulla prasina isolate Xishuangbanna chromosome 5, ASM2864084v1, whole genome shotgun sequence, the following are encoded in one genomic region:
- the ING1 gene encoding inhibitor of growth protein 1 isoform X2 yields MKMLNPANGEQLHLTNYVEDYLDSIESLPFDLQRNVSLMREIDAKYQEILKELDDYYEKFKRETDAVQKRRLLHCIQRALIRSQELGDEKIQIVSQMVELVENRTRQVDSHVELFETCQETNDITGNSGKANQDKSKNETLTQAEKPNNKRSRRQRNNENRENASNNHDHDDITSGTPKEKKAKTSKKKKRSKTKAEREASPADLPIDPNEPTYCLCNQVSYGEMIGCDNDECPIEWFHFSCVGLNHKPKGKWYCPKCRGENEKTMDKALEKSKKERAYNR; encoded by the exons ATGAAAATGTTGAATCCTGCCAACGGAGAGCAGCTCCATTTAACGAACTATGTGGAGGATTACCTGGACTCGATCGAATCGCTGCCTTTCGATCTGCAGAGAAATGTCTCCCTGATGAGGGAAATTGACGCCAAATACCAAG AGATCTTAAAAGAACTTGATGACTATTATGAAAAATTCAAACGGGAAACAGATGCAGTACAAAAGAGAAGATTATTGCATTGTATACAGAGGGCACTGATTCGAAGTCAAGaactgggagatgaaaagatccaGATTGTCAGCCAAATGGTAGAACTCGTCGAGAACAGAACTAGACAAGTTGATAGTCATGTAGAATTATTTGAAACCTGCCAAGAGACTAATGACATTACTGGAAATAGTGGTAAGGCTAACCAAGATAAATCAAAGAATGAAACACTGACTCAGGCAGAAAAGCCCAACAATAAGCGATCCAGGAGGCAAAGAAATAATGAAAACCGTGAGAATGCTTCTAATAATCACGATCATGATGACATCACTTCAGGAACGccaaaggaaaagaaagcaaaaacttccaagaaaaagaagaggTCTAAGACCAAAGCAGAGAGGGAGGCTTCCCCTGCAGACCTGCCCATTGATCCCAATGAACCAACCTATTGTTTGTGTAACCAGGTCTCCTATGGAGAAATGATAGGCTGTGACAATGATGAATGCCCAATTGAATGGTTTCATTTCTCTTGTGTGGGACTCAATCATAAACCCAAAGGCAAGTGGTACTGTCCCAAATGTAGAGGAGAAAATGAGAAAACGATGGACAAAGCCCTGGAGAAATCTAAAAAAGAAAGAGCTTACAACAGGTAG
- the ING1 gene encoding inhibitor of growth protein 1 isoform X1, protein MGTDYINPVWAGDVRRASPFPNSCRVLQLLQREAGSFPSSRTLQPGKWWLELKSWRSPLSPGAVREILKELDDYYEKFKRETDAVQKRRLLHCIQRALIRSQELGDEKIQIVSQMVELVENRTRQVDSHVELFETCQETNDITGNSGKANQDKSKNETLTQAEKPNNKRSRRQRNNENRENASNNHDHDDITSGTPKEKKAKTSKKKKRSKTKAEREASPADLPIDPNEPTYCLCNQVSYGEMIGCDNDECPIEWFHFSCVGLNHKPKGKWYCPKCRGENEKTMDKALEKSKKERAYNR, encoded by the exons ATGGGAACCGATTATATAAATCCCGTGTGGGCTGGGGATGTGCGGAGGGCCTCCCCCTTCCCAAACTCCTGCCGCGTTTTGCAGCTCTTACAGAGGGAGGCTggatccttcccttcctctcgcaCTCTGCAACCCGGGAAATGGTGGTTGGAGTTAAAGAGCTGGAGAAGTCCTTTGTCACCGGGTGCTGTGAGAG AGATCTTAAAAGAACTTGATGACTATTATGAAAAATTCAAACGGGAAACAGATGCAGTACAAAAGAGAAGATTATTGCATTGTATACAGAGGGCACTGATTCGAAGTCAAGaactgggagatgaaaagatccaGATTGTCAGCCAAATGGTAGAACTCGTCGAGAACAGAACTAGACAAGTTGATAGTCATGTAGAATTATTTGAAACCTGCCAAGAGACTAATGACATTACTGGAAATAGTGGTAAGGCTAACCAAGATAAATCAAAGAATGAAACACTGACTCAGGCAGAAAAGCCCAACAATAAGCGATCCAGGAGGCAAAGAAATAATGAAAACCGTGAGAATGCTTCTAATAATCACGATCATGATGACATCACTTCAGGAACGccaaaggaaaagaaagcaaaaacttccaagaaaaagaagaggTCTAAGACCAAAGCAGAGAGGGAGGCTTCCCCTGCAGACCTGCCCATTGATCCCAATGAACCAACCTATTGTTTGTGTAACCAGGTCTCCTATGGAGAAATGATAGGCTGTGACAATGATGAATGCCCAATTGAATGGTTTCATTTCTCTTGTGTGGGACTCAATCATAAACCCAAAGGCAAGTGGTACTGTCCCAAATGTAGAGGAGAAAATGAGAAAACGATGGACAAAGCCCTGGAGAAATCTAAAAAAGAAAGAGCTTACAACAGGTAG